The proteins below are encoded in one region of Clostridium pasteurianum DSM 525 = ATCC 6013:
- a CDS encoding amino acid ABC transporter ATP-binding protein, producing the protein MIRVEHLKKSFGDNHILRDINVKINQKEVVVVIGPSGAGKSTFLRCINLLETITDGNIYIENVDITDKKTNINKIREEVGMVFQQFNLFPHLTVIENIMLSPVKVKKISREKAYDKSIELLKKVGLEEKAKAYPDSLSGGQKQRIAIARALAMEPKIMLFDEPTSALDPEMVGEVLDVMKQLAKDGMTMVVVTHEMGFAREVGDKILFMDGGYIVEESSPDELFNNPKMDRTKEFLSKVL; encoded by the coding sequence ATGATTAGAGTTGAGCATCTGAAAAAATCCTTTGGAGATAATCATATTTTAAGGGATATTAACGTTAAGATAAATCAGAAGGAAGTAGTAGTTGTTATTGGACCTTCAGGAGCTGGAAAATCTACATTTTTGAGATGTATTAATCTTTTGGAAACTATAACAGATGGTAATATATACATTGAAAATGTTGATATTACGGATAAGAAGACAAACATTAATAAAATAAGGGAAGAAGTTGGAATGGTGTTTCAGCAGTTTAATTTATTTCCTCATTTAACTGTAATTGAAAATATTATGCTGTCACCTGTAAAAGTGAAAAAAATTTCGAGGGAAAAGGCCTATGATAAGTCAATTGAACTACTAAAAAAGGTAGGACTTGAGGAAAAAGCAAAGGCATATCCTGATTCCCTATCAGGAGGACAAAAACAGAGAATAGCTATAGCAAGGGCTCTTGCTATGGAACCTAAGATAATGCTTTTTGATGAACCTACTTCAGCATTAGATCCAGAGATGGTTGGTGAAGTGCTGGATGTTATGAAACAGCTGGCTAAAGATGGAATGACTATGGTTGTTGTTACCCATGAAATGGGATTTGCAAGAGAAGTGGGAGATAAGATTTTATTTATGGATGGTGGATATATAGTTGAAGAAAGTTCACCAGATGAGTTATTCAATAATCCTAAAATGGACAGAACAAAAGAATTTTTGAGTAAAGTATTGTAG